The Anoplopoma fimbria isolate UVic2021 breed Golden Eagle Sablefish chromosome 9, Afim_UVic_2022, whole genome shotgun sequence genome contains the following window.
taattaaaagATAGTGCACCATTCAATAAAAATATCAGTATCAACTTGAAATTTGATTGTGACAAAAATACTCAAAATCAGGCCCTATCTTCCTCCCCTATATCTAATATCGTTTTCTTTTATTGGCAAATGTGTGACATTCAGGCTCCCTGGGAATCAGGAGTTCCTTTCCCTTATCTCAGTTCCTAATACACTTATGATAATCCCTAAACCGTGGCCACTTCCCTGTTGCATTCCATGGCGTATCTGTCCACATCATACACTAGATGGTGGTGTTTTATAACAGGTTTGGGCACTTTATGCGTTTCTATTTGAACCGCTAGAGGAGCTCTTTCGCAGCCGTGGTAGTTTGAGTGCTGGACGTCGCTGTCGCTGTGAACGCGGATTTTCAGTTGAACGCAGCAGCTAGCGTGATGAGGCTAAGCTAGCTACCAGCCAAGCCTAGCCGCCGGATGCTCCCGCTCGTGTCCTACTGGCCGTCTTGACATTCCCTCAAACATTCCTGGACGAATTCGTGTCGACTGACCAGAGTCCGCGAATTCGTGTCCATTCCTGATCTaaccttctctctccccccctcctccctcctcgttAGCGTAACTTAGCTAACTAAGCTAACACGGAGAACCGGACTGACGAGGTGAGTTAGCATGCGGGCTAGCGGAATGTGCGGCTAGCGGTGAAGCTAGCTGTCATCGGGAGAGGAAAACCCAGAGTCTGACACAGAAACAGGGAGGGTTTAGTAAACATGTGGGCAGAAGAACATCGATATATTTAATTAAGTGACCGACCCGGCTGCTGGGCCTGCTAACACCGGGGAGCAGCCAAGCTAGCAGCAGACCCACTACTGCTAGTAGTGCATTGATGCTAACGATGCACTCCATGGTCACAACACTGAGGCTATGATGAGAGTCAGCTGGCTCGTGTTTTCTACTGAGGGCAACAGTAGAGAAGTAATCAAACGTGTGACGTCATCTGTGGGGCTTTAAAGCTGCTGGTTCAGCTCaggctcatgtgtgtgtgtgtgtttctctctctgtgtgtgtgtgtgtgtgtgtgtgtgtgtgtgtgtgtgtgtgtgtgtttgcagagttcAGCTTGAGGACCACACCCAGACAAGATGTCCCTTCATCAGTTCCTGTTGGAACCCATCACCTGCCACGCGTGGAACCGCGATAGGACACGTGAGgctcacattacattacattacatttagcagactttgattcacccattcacacactgatgacaggctaccatgcaaggtgccaccatcagactctaactaacattcatcatccagtccacaccgatggcaagccttcgggagcaacttggggttaagtgtcttgcccaaggacacagggtatcgaaccaccgaccctctgattggagaactaccttgctctccactacgccacagccgccacataTGTCCCCTCCTGTTATTTTGAGAATACAAGCTTGGACACTACACACCAGCCACACAATGCAGTTACTTGTCATGTTTGTGGTGAACATTTACATCAAGTAGACCTGTTTTGGTATTTGGCAGAGAGCAGAAACTGGTTAAGCATGTTTGTCATCTTTACTTGCATCATGTTaacctgctgtgtttttttttttttttctgaagaaatTGCCATCAGTCCAAATAACCATGAAGTCCACATCTACAAGAAGAGTGGCAACCAGTGGGTTAAGACTCATGAATTGAAGGAGCACAATGGACACATAACAggtaattacattacattatagtcatttagcagacgcttttatccaaagcgacttacaggaagtgtattcaacatagatattcaagagaactactagtcaccagaagtcataagtgcatctcctttcttaaacaagcatctaagagcataaaccagagcaaaagtagagtgcagaaacaaactaatacgaatacaataagtgcaacagactaatacgaatacaataagtgcaacagactaatacgaatacaataagtgctaagcggaaggctcagggtagtacttctatGACTAACCCAGAAAACAATTGAACAAGTGTGCCTGTAACTGTCATCATCCCATGTTGTCACATGTCTGACTCTGAAGGATCTGATTGTTAAAAAGCTTACTCAGCTCTAGAATGTGCCGTCATAATTCACTTCATGATTGTTGCAACAGTGAGTCAGTTTCTCTTCGTTGTGTTGGGCTGTAGGTATTGACTGGGCTCCCAAAAGTGACCGTATAGTGACATGTGGAGCGGACCGTAACGCCTATGTGTGGTCCCAGAAGGAAGGGGTATGGAAGCCCACACTGGTCATCCTCAGGATCAACCGAGCCGCCACCTTCGTCAAGTGGTCTCCGCTGGAGAACAAGTTCGCAGTTGGGAGTGGCGCTCGACTCATCTCTGTCTGCTACTTTGAGTCTGAGAATGACTGGTGAGACTATTTTTTACAATCATCACATTTTGCTGAATTTGAATACAATTACAGGGAAATCTATATTTAGTTTGATTGGGAGTATGAATCGGTTATTTTTGCACTCCCAACATATAGTGTGTTGTCACTTTTCTAAGTGCAGTATATCAGTTAGattgtgttatttattgttttccttctgtaaaagaaaaatccatCCACATTTACTTCTAGTTTATTACTTTTGAACACTACAGCAACCCAAAGGCTGCATTCACATCAAATCAGGCGTTGCACTATTAACGCAGGGTTGTGCTTCGGTGTGGGAGTGTCGCTTTTATGGCCCATTTAACGGCAAGTGACGGTATGACGATTAATGTCTTTGTACTCCCTCACTGCAGGGTTGTGGAGCACTGGATCGCTGGTTAAGTGATTGTCcgcagcttttttctttttgcggCACCCGGTCCTCACCGTCGCAGCCTAAAGCACAACCCATTTTCAAATGAAGTGGAAGACTAGTGTTTTGGCCTCAACGCATGATTTGGTGTAAATGCAGCCTAAGATGTGGCACTAAATGTATACCTGTTTGTTGTCTCCTGGGATAAATAGAACGTTCTGTATTTCCAAAAGAATGATAAAGATCCAGTCCAAGCCTTGAAAGGTTCTCTTTTCTTGGACTGCAGCAGTCTCTTTTGTTTTACGCTGCTTATTAATTCAGTATTTCCAAACTTACCAAGACTCTCTGTCTCTAAAACCAGGGCTGCCTGTTTCTTAatctacattttgttttgcacagcTGGATGTGTTAAATTGACAGCAGACAATAAACCAAACAGCTTAGTTTAGCTAAACTACACTCGCAAATGATTCCTCtctcacattttaaacataacattgGTATATCAGATTTATTGATCATTGAATTtctaattaattattaaattgaattgctgtgggttttttttacattcatatttaagatgtctgtgtttttcaaatgttccAGGTGGGTGAGCAAGCATATCAAGAAGCCAGTACGCTCCACCATCCTCAGTTTGGACTGGCATCCCAACAACATCCTGTTGGCTGCCGGATCCTGTGACTTTAAATGCAGGTGAATGTCGTTAACAGTGACAATTCTTGTGGGatgagagatgatgatgattatatgatttaaaaaaaactgccaacGTCCTCACTCACTCCTTTGCTTTTggttctgtttctctttttctttggcCTCTActccccacccctcccctctctgGCCTCCAGGGTGTTCTCAGCCTACATTAAGGAGGTGGAAGAGAAACCAGGCCCGACACCCTGGGGCAGCAAGATGCCATTTGGGGCTGTGCTAGCAGAATTTGGAGGAGCGGGTCTGTATCTGTCTTtatatgtgatgataaaaaaaataagaaaattccTTTTCATATGACTGGAAGTAACCCATTAAACTAAAACCACATCTTCCCTTTTCATCCCTTTGTGTCTGTTAGGTGGAGGGGGTTGGGTCCACTCTGTGTCTTTCTCAGCATCTGGAAACCGCCTGGCCTGGGTCAGCCATGACAGCACTGTCACCGTGGTGGACAGCTCCAAGACTGCCAGGTATTTACATTTCTACCcatttgttatgtttgtaaCAAGGTTTCTCTGATTTAAACTTACCAAGTGGAGTTTtctaataaacaaacaagcattatgtttacattcagtgttacacatcaaaatgcattgtttgttatttttttaagtattttaaatccTGCATTGTTAACACCAATGTTTACTAGCATTACACTGCCTTTGATGGTGCAGTGCTGCATTTATTGGCATGTTACTGCCACTTGTTGATTGGTGCAAAAGTGTAAAACGATTGACAGGACTGTGTTTTGAGATAATAAATACcataattaacaaaataattccAAAATGTTATTCATCAACTGCATAAAATAAGATGGAAAGATTAGTCAAATACTATACAGTTTCTCTGCTACAAATTAAGTAGTTTTTATTAAGTCATTTggcatatttttgtaaaatatttcacTCGAATACCAATATACTTACTGTGACTGGAGTTGTGGTGGAGGAGATGCTGTTAGAAATTCAGACAGTATAGTCCAAAAGGTTTGACAGGAGTTGATGATTTAGAACTGGGCCTGGTACCTTTTTTGTTTATACGGTaactaaaaaaggaaaaggcgATAAAATGTTCATCCTCTAAACCAAACAGCGAGATGGAATGGATAGATTTCTCTTCTCAATaagcgcgtgtgtgtgtgtgtgcgtgtgcgtgtgcgtgtgcgtgtgcgtgtgtgtgtgtgtgtgtgtgcgtgtgtgtgcgtgtgtgtgtgtgtgtgtgtgggcagatgAATGCGTCCCTAGCGgtttataaatacttttacaaaatacatGCTGTTATTTCTTTCACTACATGAGAATGCATCTTGGTGTATTCTCTATTTTATTTGCATCTGTACACAAGCTATGCTTTGTAATCTGATCATCTATGATCTATCATCATCACAGTGCCAATTAAGTGATAACGGTAAACAACCACTAACATAATGACATGCTGCTGTCAACAAATTGCTGGTGACCTGGAAACCTGCACGCAGTACAGCCTACACAGCCCAGTTGACTTTGCCAACACACCAATTGTTTGTAGTATGCTGCCTGTATAATCTTTTTAAAGTACAGTAAAAAACTCAAGATgctaattattttgtgtttgtttagtccTTCACAGCTGAAGACGGAgttccttcctctcctcaatGTCATATTTGTTTCAGAGAACAGTCTAGTAGCTGcggtaagaataaaacattcacTACATATTTCCACGCCCAGATATGCGGTAAGGAATGCCATTGTAAATCTGTTGTCTGCGTCTTCAGGGCCACGACTGTTGCCCCATGCTGTTCCGTTGCGACGATGGTGGAACGCTGACATTTGTGTCAAAGCTCGACCTCCCCAAGCAGAGCATCCAGAGGAACATCTCCGCCATGGAGCGCTTCAGGAACATGGACAAGAGAGCCACCACCGAGGACCGCAACACCGCCCTGGACACACTGCACCAGAACAGCATCACGTAAGTCACTCTAACAGGGGTCAATGAAGGGGCAGACAAGGAATTCATCTTAAGACACCTTTACAACAGTTTTCATTTTAGGTTTGGATTTTTTCTGATATTCAAAAGTGTAATTCAGTTTTATTCAGTAAAAGCTATTTAACGATTGAGGAGTTTTCAGAATGTAGTCGAATTGTGGGATTACAATTTTGCATTACAAGAGTTTGTCCCTTTTGCTTTAAACGTTGTGTACATACAGTAGGTGTAAACAGAAAGGATTTTGAATGTTTGATTACATTTCCTGTAATAAGGAATAAATTAGGAATTTGTCAATTTTGTGGTCACTCCAGGGCTGCACTGAGTGgtgtttgtaatattttgttttcaatgagTGGTGACTACATATTTAAAACGCCTCACAGAACAATGAAACAATGCAAGTCAACAGCATCACAGCCGCCATCCACAACTTTGGAAAATAATCATTGAGTGTCTCAAGACAGTTTCAGCGAAAATGTGACAATTTAACCCTAATGATggtggtatttatttattgcagaaATGCTGTATTGGACTTCATTACTTTTATCATGGTAACCTAAATAGAGAAATAATTGGCAAATGATTGTATTTTAACCTCTTAAATAGATGTCGAGTTATGTAACAAGTATTGGCTGGAATAGATAATATTGGAAGCACAGAGGAGCTCTGCATCcaatatattatttgtattattattaccagtcttctttaattaaaaaaaggctctGCAATCACGGGGGGTCAAAAACCTCAGTGTATACCGGGGTACTATTTGAGAAGTAAATAGCCTGTGCTTGTGTATGTAAACATTGCATTGTGTAGTTTATCTGATCCCTAGaaaactgttttggttttctcaACTTAACTTGACCCTGTAACTAGAGCTGATGACTATTTTGTGCAAACATAATTTACTACTGGAGCCTATTCGAACTCGACAGCAAACGTGGCTCTGTGCAAAGGTAATAAAATCGACATACCAGCCCATaaaaagctcactgattaactCCCTGTTATCTCGGTTTTTAAATCCCTACAgaaactgaagtgtaaaaaacaATCAACCTGTATGTTTTATGTTGGTTGGACgaatttcacaaaatgtcaaacttgtCCATTTGAAGAAAACTTGGCTTTGTATCATTGTAATGCTGTTGGTATTTGCAAATGAACAGTGTCCGGCTTCTCTTTGTGTTAACGGCGCCTTTTAAGTATCAGGACCTTGTCACTACTTCACAATCTTTTCATGGCAACTGAGTGAAATCCATCATCATGATTTTCTATATTACAACTCCTTCACGCCTTTTTAAAACTGTCTTTATATGTCTTCATGTCTCCTGCGCAGCCAAGTGTCTATCTATGAAGGAGACAAAAGGGAATGTCGCAAGTTCTGCACCACAGGCATCGATGGAGCAATGACCATTTGGGACTTCAaggtatgaacacacacaaatcagcGATCCTCTTCAGAGATAAATCTTTCCCAGATCTCTCCGCTCTAAATCTCTCTcgttttgtttctgttctaCCTCCTCAGAGTCTAGAAGCTTCTATCCAGGGTCTCCGCATCATGTGAAGAAATCGTGTAAATGAATGAAGAAAACGCAGCAGGCCTCacttctccccctcccttcctctccaccctgtcctcccccctctccaccCCCTCGCTCCTGCGACGCAGCCAGTAACACACACAACTGACCACCTAATCGAGTGTCTGCTTAAGCACTGATCAGAACGTAACACACTATTGTGGGTGTGTGCAAGCAcatctcacgcacacacacacactaaagtacacaaacacgcatacactacacacacacacacacaaacactgagctGACATCTGagtgtgacatcactgttgattttttttttttttttttttttggtttgtttttaaatgaaggttAACCCGGTGTCAAAGTAGGAAGGTCCTCTGACACGTATTAAAACGTGAcgtgaaatgtgtgtttttatgttctctAACCTCCTGTACCAAAAGTTGAACACTAAAAGGTGCATTTTATCCAGAAGTCAGACTGTATTTCACCTTTAGATCAACCTCAACATGATCTCTGAATATCGATGTTTAGTAGAACGGAGGACGTGATGCTTTACTTCCTGGTTCTCCAGCAGGTGAAGTCATTGTTTAGACGAGGACCCAGGTTATTGATATTCTGAGGTCATGTTGCTGGTTGGCTGTAGAGCGCTGTACAGGATCTGAtggtggagagagaaagcagctgTGTGCGGAGTCCCGGCTGACCGGCACTAGGCTCTGTAGCTACCACACTAAAACCACACAAGATGGAGGATTTCTATGTAACCGATCATGAGGTAGACATGAAATAAAGATGAAGTACATTTAAAGTACACAACTCACTCGACTGTTCTCTTCCTTTGTCTTTGGTGGATTTGCAGTAGTagtatatttagttttttaatgtgcattccatatttgtttttgtgtgcctTGCAGTTAATGTAACAACTCTGTGTTTCTTCACTGACGTCATTGTGCATTTATTACAGAAAGACTAAAGGGCCATAAGGAAGTAACTGGAGAAGAAACCCTTGAACCTTCAGTCGAGTTTCAGGTTTACATTATTACTCTTCAGAGCAGCCATGGATTTCTGTTGTTACagtatttttaaagcatttgGAACAAGTCTAGGTGGTCACAGCTGTGCTatgaatgctaatgtcagcatgctcaCAATGGCTATGCTATCACGCTGGTGCTCCAATACCCATACTACCatatttagtatgccagaaaagGATTTAGTTTGTCCCATTACATAGTACTTTAAGTATGCTTataaaataccaggatgtccttcTGCATCTGgttgcattttgcagtatgcaagccagcatgctttttgGGTTTATCTTACCCACAATCTTCTGTGCAGCAGATGTATGAACAAGAGGGTTCACGGTGCAagttaaaacaatgtttttttttatttgggacGCGGTGatcattttaactttaatgtagagtgctagcatgctaatatttgctaattagcagtaGATCAACAGAGGCTGATGGGATGTcattagttctgcaggtatttggtcataaatgaTAGAATTGGACAAATGtaacctcatggtggtgctagtagatgaatgtgtgtgacttAAATGTGAACAGCATTTCAtggctgttgagatatttcagtttggactaAAGTGGTCGACTGACAGTGCCATTCTTCCTAAAGGTTAAAGCAACAAAATCTAtgtataaagaaacaaagcagacaATGTCACCAGTACATCAGTTCATATTTACAGTAACGTGTGCATTTCAGTGTTACTTTCTCAGAAGTGCCTTATTCATGTTATCCTCTAGGCCTGGGCCTCCTTATTCAATCAAAACtatagtgggttttttttctcagctatacatataaataaatgaaaattaaaaaagaaaagttatcaaaaaatgaaaacattttgttgaatTAAGGCCTCTCCGGTCCATTGTAGGTCTATATAGTAAGCCCTGTGTAAACACAGGTCCATGATCAGGATAAATATAGAGTTAAGTTTTATGATAGGAAAATTCACTTTCACTGAGGAAAAAGTGTCTAACCCTAAACAAAATTAAGCATTAAAGCATTAAGCATTAAAAACTTAGATTCTGAACCGCTTAGATTAACtcaaaatacatgaaaaaacagGATCAAATCTTTTCTCTGGTAAACTTTTTCCTCCTGACGCTTTCCTCCCCCCCTTTTGCAGTCTAATCCCTCCCCTACTCCttgttcctctctctttatGCAGAAGGGACCACACGTCCCTCCCCCTTCTTTTTTCGTGTCTTTCATGCTTCTTTTTCGCTTCCCCCCAGTTCCTACTTCCTCCTTTTTGTAGAGCATTGTATTGTGTTCATGcccctccctcttttctcccctttttatcttttgtttctcttcaaaatgaaaactttgCTCCCATTCTCTCACATTTTTTTGAACTGTTACACCCATTTTCTGCCTCAAACATGAGCCTGCATAAACTTCCTGTATGTCTCCCCTCTTGAGCTTCACTGTACCCTCCTCCACTTCCCCTTCtgacctctcctccctctcctcagctcagcttctctctctcactgagcTCACTCTGTCGTTGGCGTTCGCGTTGACTGGCCAGAGTCCGCGAGCTGAACACCCCTCATCTTTATTTGATCCGCCaccttcctctgcctctctcattctctctcattctccaACTCTGCAGCTATTCACCCATTCATCTCTGCCCAGCCCTCAGGGTAAGTAGCCTAGAAAATACTTAACAGTTGACTGAGTATGTTTAGATGTCAGTGTGACGAActcgcacacccacacacgctCTTTGTGTGTGAACTGCATTAAAGCTAAAAGTATGCAACAGGCACTCAAACCTACACACACCTACTTAAGCACAGAAACGTTGATGTTGTTATGTCACATTCTTTTTTGGATTAGTGCTTGTTAAGTGACTGACTGTGATGCAGATGCTTGTCTTTATTTCCTGGGTGTGTGCTCTAGCTGGAAAGTGTAGAGTTTGTTTAAGGGAATGTGTGTTACCCTTGACCTGCATCATTCCTCTCATGCCCCTGAAAGTCTGGATTTCAGTAATACAACCTGAGTGAGATAagttcagtgtgtttttctgagcACAGAGGGTTTAAATCAgctgattgtgtgttttttatatttctcttttacCTCAAATAGTCAAACTCTTGAGAAATGTATCGTTATAAATAGTTCTGTAAATTCAATTATAGCTCattacttttttgtgtgttttatttccccttttCGTTACTTCCTTATAACAATCTCTTAACTTCTTTTTTCTAGACTTGACTGTTATCTCTCAGCTCACCAGACTCTGGTTCCTCTCACCCCTTCCTGGTCTGCTTCTAACATCTGATTGGCCATGGCGTACCATAGTTTCCTGCTGGAACCAATTAGCTGCCATGCCTGGAACAAAGATCGTACCCGTAAGTCTGCTCGccctctctgattggtcactCGGGGCTTGTATTTCAGTGGCTCTgagtcctctcctctctattcTAGTCGTTTTATTCACAGACATCATGGAACATCTTGCTTCAACTAGCGTCTGCGCCAGAGAACAAATAGTGTAATAGTCGGAGGTTTGTGATTGGCTCCCAGGTGGGAGAAggtatttcctgtttcctgtaaCAGTAAGGGTGGTGTCTGGGGGCCTTTCTGAGAGGCTCTTGTGCTCCGTTAGCTGCAGGAAACTAATGCCATATTTGGCTGTTTCGATCAGCGCTTTGGTTTCTGGGCAAAGCGGATGTAGAAGGCGGCTGTGGTCGAGTCATAGAAGTGTAGTTTCACTCAAACTCTGAGCTGAGCACTTAAAGTTTTCTCAGCTTGCAAGCTGAACACtcaccaaagaaaacaaaaaaattgcacaCTTAAGCACCCACACTGCTGCTTTTAGACAAACACTGCATCTGACTCATCTGCTGACCAGAACATGTGCAGGGTTTGCTACAACATTATGGGAAGGAAGGTTGCAGTTCTTGCACATCGTCTATTTAAAGATACCATGTGTCAGTGTGCTGCCTGGAGGCAGATACAAGCTGTATTTCTCCAGTTTTCTCTGTTCTCGTGAACCAAGTCAGCTGTTCGGTGTTCCACTCCACTGATCAGCCCCACAAACTTCTCCCGTCAGTCACTCTGTACTTTGTCCTCACTCTGATGAATTTCCTGTTCATATGTTTCATTGATTTGcagttctttctctcttctcggtgtactttaatgtgtttctgtgcCTCAGAGATCGCCATGTGCCCCAACAACCATGAGGTCCACATCTACAAGAAGGATGGGATCAAGTGGAACAAGATCCATGAGCTGAAGGAGCACAATGGGCAGgtgacaggtgagacacagtcACGCACTCCCAGACGCAGGGATTtactttaataacttttaaattTGTTTCCCACAAAGTTTAGAGACGTTCAGGAAAGACTCTTTGCTACTTGAGGATGTAAAGTAGCAAAATAATTTGGTAACTGAGTCCACTGTTTGATTCCCAGTGACTGTCTTGCATTTCCTAAACATGTCTTTTAAAACTGTCCTCTCCACTGGTACCTaactaacattacattacattacattacagtcatttagcagacgcttttatccaaagcgacttacaggaagtgtattcaacataggtattcaagagaactactagtcaccagaagtcataagtgcatctcctttcttaaacaagcatctaagagcataaaccagagcaaaagtatagtgcagaggcaaattactacgaaaacaataattgcaacagactaatacgaatataataagtgctacaaactaataacACAGTGGAGGATTCAAAGAAATAGTTCATTTTGCCTTATACACTCATTTGCCCTCTTGTCAAGAGTTAGACGAGAAGACCAAACCACTTTCTGACTGTACAGTAAGTaagaagctggagccagcagctggttagcctagcttagcacaaag
Protein-coding sequences here:
- the arpc1a gene encoding actin-related protein 2/3 complex subunit 1A; protein product: MSLHQFLLEPITCHAWNRDRTQIAISPNNHEVHIYKKSGNQWVKTHELKEHNGHITGIDWAPKSDRIVTCGADRNAYVWSQKEGVWKPTLVILRINRAATFVKWSPLENKFAVGSGARLISVCYFESENDWWVSKHIKKPVRSTILSLDWHPNNILLAAGSCDFKCRVFSAYIKEVEEKPGPTPWGSKMPFGAVLAEFGGAGGGGWVHSVSFSASGNRLAWVSHDSTVTVVDSSKTASPSQLKTEFLPLLNVIFVSENSLVAAGHDCCPMLFRCDDGGTLTFVSKLDLPKQSIQRNISAMERFRNMDKRATTEDRNTALDTLHQNSITQVSIYEGDKRECRKFCTTGIDGAMTIWDFKSLEASIQGLRIM